The following proteins are encoded in a genomic region of Dokdonia donghaensis DSW-1:
- a CDS encoding 3-hydroxyacyl-CoA dehydrogenase/enoyl-CoA hydratase family protein: MAKRRIKKVAVIGSGIMGSGIACHFANIGVDVLLLDIVPRELTAKEEAKGLTLQDKVVRNRMVNDSLTAALKSKPSPIYNQAFAKRISTGNLEDDIAKVKDVDWIIEVVVERLDIKKQVFENLEKHRTPGTLITSNTSGIPINFMSEGRSEDFQKHFCGTHFFNPARYLKLFEIIPGPKTDQSVLDFLNNYGEQYLGKTSVVAKDTPAFIGNRIGIFSIMSLFHTVKDMGMTVEEVDKLTGPVIGRPKSATFRTVDVVGLDTLVHVANGIAENCPNDERKSLFELPGFISTMMENKWLGSKTGQGFYKKSVNEAGKKEILTLDLDTMEYRSNKRAKFATLELTKNIDSVYDRFKVLVGGKDKAGEFYRKSFAHLFAYVQNRIPEITDELYKIDDAMKAGFGWEHGPFQIWDAVGVEKGIELMKAEGLEVATWVTDMIAAGSETFYSVKNGATYVYSASAKAHVKKPGQDSFIILDNIRKQTEVFSNTGVSVQDLGDGILNVEFRSKMNSIGGDVLAGVNKAIDLAEKDFDGLVVGNQGTNFSVGANIGMIFMFAVEQEYDELNAAVKYFQDTCMRLRYSAIPTVVAPHGMTLGGGCEMTLHADRVVAAAESYIGLVEFGVGVIPGGGGSKEMALRASDKFDKGDVQLNVLQEHFLTIGMAKVSTSAHEAYDLNILKHGKDLVVVNRDRQIATAKAVARQMADMGYTQPVKRNDVLVLGKQALGMFLVGTDSMQASNYISEHDKKIANKLAYVMAGGDLSEPTRVSEQYLLDLEREAFLSLATERKSLERIQHMLQKGKPLRN; encoded by the coding sequence ATGGCAAAACGTAGAATAAAGAAAGTAGCCGTCATCGGTAGTGGAATAATGGGAAGTGGTATTGCTTGCCATTTTGCAAACATAGGTGTTGACGTTCTTTTGCTAGATATCGTTCCTCGTGAGCTTACTGCAAAAGAAGAAGCTAAAGGACTTACACTTCAAGACAAAGTTGTACGTAATAGAATGGTAAATGACTCGCTTACTGCAGCACTTAAGAGTAAGCCGTCACCTATTTATAACCAAGCTTTTGCAAAAAGAATCTCAACGGGTAACCTTGAAGATGATATCGCAAAAGTAAAAGACGTAGACTGGATCATTGAGGTGGTAGTAGAGAGACTTGATATTAAGAAACAAGTTTTTGAAAACCTTGAAAAGCATAGAACACCAGGTACACTTATTACTTCAAACACATCTGGTATCCCTATAAACTTTATGTCTGAGGGACGTAGTGAAGATTTCCAAAAGCACTTTTGTGGAACTCACTTCTTTAACCCAGCACGTTACTTAAAGTTATTTGAAATCATACCTGGGCCTAAAACAGACCAGAGTGTACTTGATTTCTTAAATAACTACGGTGAGCAGTACTTAGGTAAAACCTCTGTTGTTGCAAAAGATACACCTGCCTTTATAGGTAACCGTATAGGTATCTTCTCTATTATGTCACTTTTCCATACTGTAAAAGATATGGGTATGACGGTAGAAGAGGTAGATAAACTTACAGGTCCAGTTATAGGACGTCCAAAATCTGCAACCTTCCGTACGGTAGATGTTGTAGGTCTTGATACCCTTGTACACGTTGCAAACGGTATTGCAGAAAACTGTCCTAATGATGAGCGCAAGTCTCTTTTTGAGCTTCCAGGCTTCATTAGTACAATGATGGAAAACAAATGGCTAGGGTCTAAAACTGGGCAAGGTTTTTATAAAAAGAGTGTAAATGAGGCTGGTAAGAAAGAAATTCTTACACTAGACCTTGACACTATGGAGTACCGCTCTAACAAGAGAGCAAAATTTGCTACCCTAGAGCTTACTAAAAATATAGACAGCGTTTACGATCGCTTTAAAGTGCTTGTAGGTGGTAAAGACAAAGCTGGTGAGTTTTACCGCAAGTCTTTTGCACACCTATTTGCTTATGTACAAAATCGTATTCCTGAGATTACAGATGAGCTTTACAAGATAGATGATGCTATGAAGGCTGGTTTTGGCTGGGAGCACGGACCATTCCAAATTTGGGATGCTGTAGGTGTAGAAAAAGGTATCGAGCTTATGAAGGCAGAAGGTCTTGAAGTTGCCACTTGGGTGACAGATATGATTGCTGCTGGAAGTGAGACTTTCTACTCTGTAAAAAATGGTGCTACTTATGTGTATTCCGCTTCCGCGAAAGCGCACGTAAAGAAACCAGGTCAAGATTCATTTATCATTCTTGATAACATTAGAAAGCAAACAGAAGTATTTTCAAACACGGGAGTATCTGTACAAGATCTAGGAGATGGAATCTTAAACGTTGAGTTCCGCTCTAAGATGAACTCTATAGGTGGTGATGTGCTTGCAGGAGTAAATAAAGCCATAGACCTAGCCGAAAAAGACTTTGATGGTCTCGTAGTAGGTAATCAAGGTACAAACTTCTCTGTAGGAGCAAACATTGGGATGATTTTTATGTTTGCTGTAGAGCAAGAGTATGATGAGCTTAATGCTGCTGTAAAATATTTCCAAGATACGTGTATGCGTTTACGCTACTCTGCTATCCCTACTGTAGTTGCACCTCACGGTATGACTCTAGGTGGTGGTTGTGAGATGACACTACACGCAGACAGAGTTGTCGCAGCTGCCGAATCTTACATAGGACTCGTAGAGTTTGGTGTAGGTGTAATACCAGGTGGTGGTGGATCTAAGGAAATGGCCCTTAGAGCATCAGATAAGTTTGATAAAGGTGATGTACAACTTAACGTATTACAAGAGCACTTCCTTACTATAGGTATGGCAAAAGTATCTACCTCTGCACACGAGGCGTACGATCTTAACATCCTTAAACACGGTAAAGACCTTGTAGTTGTAAACCGCGATCGCCAGATTGCTACGGCAAAGGCTGTTGCACGCCAAATGGCAGATATGGGATACACACAACCTGTAAAACGTAATGATGTACTAGTATTAGGTAAGCAAGCACTAGGTATGTTCTTAGTAGGAACAGACTCTATGCAAGCGTCTAACTATATATCAGAACACGATAAGAAAATTGCAAACAAGCTTGCTTATGTAATGGCTGGAGGAGATTTATCTGAGCCTACAAGAGTTTCTGAGCAGTATTTACTAGATCTAGAGCGTGAAGCGTTCTTATCTCTAGCTACTGAGAGAAAATCACTTGAGCGTATACAGCATATGTTACAAAAAGGAAAACCATTAAGAAACTAA
- a CDS encoding acetyl-CoA C-acyltransferase: MKTAYIVKAYRTAVGKAPKGVFRFKRADELAAETIQYMMKELPEFDKKRIDDVIVGNAMPEGSQGLNMARLISLMGLDVIDVPGVTVNRFCSSGIETIGMAVAKIQAGMGDCIIAGGAESMSSVPMTGFKPELNYDTVVKSGHEDYYWGMGNTAEAVANEYKISREDQDEFAYNSHMKALRALAEDRFQDQIVPIDVEQTYIDANGKKATKSYTVTKDEGPRAGTNKEALAKLRAVFAQGGSVTAGNSSQMSDGAAFVMVMSEEMVKELNIEPIARMVNYAAAGVPPRIMGIGPVAAIPKALKQAGLKQNDIELIELNEAFASQSLAVIRELGLDPDIINVNGGAIALGHPLGCTGGKLSVQLFDEMRKRDMSGKYGMVTMCVGTGQGAAGIYEFLK, from the coding sequence ATGAAAACAGCATATATAGTAAAAGCATATAGAACAGCCGTTGGGAAAGCTCCCAAAGGTGTCTTTAGATTCAAGCGAGCAGATGAGCTTGCTGCAGAAACGATTCAGTATATGATGAAGGAGCTGCCAGAATTTGATAAAAAGAGAATAGATGACGTCATTGTAGGTAACGCAATGCCAGAAGGATCTCAAGGTCTTAATATGGCGCGTCTTATATCTCTTATGGGACTAGACGTAATAGACGTACCTGGTGTAACTGTAAACCGTTTTTGTTCTTCTGGGATAGAAACTATAGGGATGGCAGTAGCAAAGATTCAAGCTGGTATGGGTGATTGTATTATCGCCGGTGGAGCAGAGTCTATGTCTTCTGTACCTATGACAGGTTTTAAACCAGAACTTAACTACGATACTGTAGTAAAGTCTGGACACGAAGATTACTACTGGGGAATGGGTAACACTGCAGAGGCAGTAGCAAATGAGTATAAAATCTCACGTGAAGATCAAGATGAGTTTGCATATAACTCACATATGAAAGCCCTACGCGCACTAGCCGAAGATCGTTTTCAAGACCAGATTGTACCTATAGATGTAGAGCAAACATATATAGATGCAAATGGTAAGAAAGCGACAAAATCTTACACCGTGACAAAGGATGAAGGTCCTCGTGCAGGTACAAACAAGGAAGCACTTGCAAAACTTAGAGCCGTATTTGCTCAAGGTGGTAGCGTTACCGCTGGTAACTCATCACAAATGAGTGATGGTGCAGCCTTTGTAATGGTAATGAGTGAGGAGATGGTAAAAGAACTCAACATCGAGCCTATCGCACGTATGGTAAACTATGCAGCAGCAGGTGTACCACCACGTATAATGGGTATCGGTCCCGTAGCTGCAATTCCTAAAGCACTTAAACAAGCTGGACTTAAACAAAATGATATTGAACTTATCGAGCTTAACGAGGCATTTGCATCGCAGTCACTAGCAGTAATACGCGAGTTAGGACTTGATCCAGATATTATAAACGTAAATGGTGGTGCGATTGCATTAGGTCACCCACTAGGATGTACTGGAGGTAAACTTTCAGTTCAATTATTTGACGAGATGCGTAAGCGTGATATGTCAGGTAAATATGGTATGGTAACAATGTGTGTAGGTACCGGTCAGGGAGCTGCAGGGATTTATGAATTCTTGAAGTAA
- a CDS encoding acyl-CoA dehydrogenase family protein, translating to MSTETTKNDILRGGQFIVKETACEDVFTMEDLNEEQKMMRESTREFVDRDLWAHWERFEKKDYAYTEETMRKAGELGLLGVAVPEEYDGLGMGFVSTMLVCDYISGATGSFSTAFGAHTGIGTMPITLYGNEEQKKKYVPKLATGEWFGAYCLTEPSAGSDANSGKTKAVLSEDGKSYKISGQKMWISNAGFCNLFIVFARIEDDKNITGFIVENDPSNGITLGEEEKKLGIHSSSTRQVFFNDTVVPVENMLSERGNGFKIAMNALNVGRIKLAAACLDAQRRVINEAVTYAKERVQFKTPIVNFGAIKQKLALMATNVYVDESASYRAAKNIEDRIAMRQAEGNTHQEAELKGVEEYAIECSILKVAVSEDVQNTTDEGIQIFGGMGFSADTPMESAWRDARISRIYEGTNEINRMLAVGMMVKKAMKGHVDFMGPAMAVKDELMGIPSFDTPDYSETLSEEKALIKSLKKVFLMVAGSAAQKFGTELEKNQQLLMAAADILIEIYMAESAILRTEKNIKRTGLESQATQVAMSQLYLFNAVDIIQTKAKEAIISFAEGDEQRMMLMGLKRFTKYTNQPNVIALRNQIAADVEENGKYRFDG from the coding sequence ATGAGCACAGAAACAACAAAAAATGATATCCTACGCGGTGGTCAATTTATCGTAAAGGAAACGGCTTGTGAAGATGTCTTCACAATGGAAGATCTTAATGAAGAGCAAAAGATGATGCGTGAATCTACAAGAGAGTTTGTAGACCGTGATCTTTGGGCACACTGGGAGCGTTTTGAAAAGAAAGATTATGCATACACAGAGGAGACTATGCGCAAAGCTGGTGAACTAGGTTTACTAGGTGTTGCTGTACCAGAAGAGTATGATGGTCTTGGGATGGGATTTGTATCTACAATGCTTGTTTGTGATTACATTTCTGGAGCTACTGGATCTTTTAGTACTGCCTTTGGAGCACATACTGGGATAGGTACAATGCCTATTACTCTTTATGGTAACGAAGAGCAAAAGAAGAAATATGTACCAAAACTTGCTACTGGTGAGTGGTTTGGAGCATACTGTCTTACAGAGCCTAGTGCAGGATCTGATGCAAACTCTGGAAAAACAAAGGCCGTTCTATCTGAAGATGGAAAGAGCTACAAGATTTCTGGACAAAAAATGTGGATTTCTAACGCTGGTTTCTGTAACCTATTTATCGTTTTTGCTAGAATAGAAGATGATAAAAACATTACAGGATTTATCGTAGAAAATGATCCTTCTAATGGAATCACACTAGGTGAAGAAGAAAAGAAGCTAGGTATACACTCCTCTTCTACGCGTCAAGTATTCTTTAACGATACTGTAGTACCTGTAGAGAATATGCTTTCTGAGCGTGGTAATGGTTTTAAAATCGCGATGAACGCACTTAACGTAGGTCGTATTAAACTTGCAGCTGCTTGTCTTGATGCACAGAGACGTGTGATAAACGAAGCTGTAACGTATGCAAAAGAGCGTGTACAGTTTAAAACACCTATTGTAAACTTTGGAGCAATTAAGCAAAAACTTGCGCTTATGGCTACAAACGTATATGTAGATGAGTCTGCATCTTACCGTGCTGCAAAAAACATTGAAGATCGTATCGCTATGCGTCAGGCAGAAGGTAACACACATCAAGAGGCAGAGCTTAAAGGTGTTGAGGAGTATGCTATAGAGTGTTCTATCCTTAAAGTTGCAGTATCTGAAGACGTACAGAATACTACAGATGAAGGTATCCAGATTTTTGGAGGAATGGGCTTCAGTGCAGACACTCCTATGGAGTCTGCTTGGCGTGATGCACGTATCTCTCGTATCTATGAAGGTACAAACGAGATTAACCGTATGCTCGCTGTAGGTATGATGGTAAAGAAAGCAATGAAAGGACACGTAGACTTTATGGGACCAGCAATGGCCGTAAAGGATGAACTTATGGGTATCCCTTCTTTTGACACTCCAGATTACTCTGAGACACTTTCTGAAGAGAAAGCACTTATCAAGAGCCTTAAGAAAGTATTCCTTATGGTTGCAGGATCTGCAGCTCAAAAGTTTGGAACAGAGCTAGAGAAAAATCAGCAACTACTTATGGCAGCTGCAGATATTCTTATAGAAATCTATATGGCAGAGAGTGCTATACTGCGTACTGAGAAAAACATTAAGCGCACTGGTCTAGAGAGTCAAGCAACACAAGTTGCAATGTCTCAACTATACCTATTTAACGCTGTAGATATCATCCAGACTAAAGCAAAAGAAGCTATTATCTCTTTTGCCGAAGGTGATGAGCAACGTATGATGCTTATGGGACTTAAACGTTTTACAAAGTATACAAACCAGCCTAATGTAATCGCACTGCGCAACCAGATTGCTGCAGATGTTGAAGAAAATGGCAAATACCGCTTTGACGGATAA
- a CDS encoding pyruvate carboxylase, whose amino-acid sequence MKIKKVLVANRGEIAIRVLRACTELNIATVAVYTYEDRYSQHRNKADESYQIGADNEPLKPYLDMDQIIDLAKSKNVDAIHPGYGFLSENSEFARRCAKNGIIFIGPEPEVMDALGDKITAKKVAQSCGVPIIESNKKALNSLETALSEAGKIGYPVMLKAASGGGGRGMRIIRKEEDLQLSFDSARNEALNSFGDDTMFLEKYVENPKHIEVQIVADTHGNIRHLYERDCSVQRRHQKVVEMAPSYNLSQTLRDNLYKYAVAIATEINYNNIGTVEFLVDADDNIYFIEVNPRIQVEHTVTEMVTGIDLVKTQIFVSGGYKLSDKQIKIYGQESIGTYGFAIQCRLTTEDPTNKFTPDYGKITTYRSASGMGIRLDAGSIYQGYKVSPFFDSMLVKVSAHGRTLDGAIRKMVRALKEFRIRGVETNIHFLQNVIQTDVFKNGETTVNFIQNTPSLFNIKLSQDRTSKVVQFLADVSVNGNSDVKTKDPKKVFTNPKVPLYSLSDPFPKGTKDMLTELGPEAFCKWLLEEKKIHFTDTTMRDAHQSLLATRMRSYDMLKVASSFAKNHPNTFSMEVWGGATFDVCMRFLHESPWTRLRELRKAVPNILFQMLLRGSNGVGYKAYPDNLIEKFVEKSWENGVDLFRIFDSLNWVKAMEPSIQYVRNLTGGIAEGAISYTGDILDTKQTKYNLKYYTQLAKDLENAGAHMIAIKDMAGLLKPYAATELVTALKDTVNVPIHLHTHDTSSLQTATYLKAIEANVDVVDVALGGLSGLTSQPNFNAVVEMLKYQDREHSFDMEKLNQFSNYWEDTRELYYPFESGLKAGTAEVFQHEIPGGQYSNLRPQATALGLADRFTEVKKMYAAVNKMFGNLVKVTPSSKVVGDMAIFMVTNNLTPEDVMERGDTISFPESVINFFKGDLGQPVGGFPKKLQAIILKNKEAYTDRPNAHLAPVDFDKEYKTFTETFQKGFTRPLEMEDFLSYMLYPKVFEQAHENYKKYGNLALVPTKNFFFGMKLGEETLIELEPGKTVIIKLLSIGIPNDEGMRTVFFKVNGENRFVEVHDTSLNIKKVENVKIDPDNENHIGAPLQGSLYKVLVKKGQEVKENDPLFIIEAMKMETTVVAFKDGTVQSIIVTDGTMVSQDDLVVTLE is encoded by the coding sequence ATGAAAATTAAAAAAGTCCTCGTAGCAAATCGCGGGGAAATTGCTATTAGAGTACTACGTGCTTGTACAGAACTTAATATTGCAACCGTAGCTGTCTACACTTATGAAGATAGATACTCACAACATCGCAACAAAGCAGATGAGTCTTACCAGATAGGAGCAGATAATGAACCGCTCAAACCTTATTTAGATATGGATCAAATCATTGATCTAGCAAAATCTAAAAATGTAGATGCCATTCACCCCGGATACGGCTTCTTATCTGAAAACTCAGAATTTGCAAGAAGATGTGCAAAAAACGGTATCATCTTTATAGGTCCTGAGCCAGAAGTAATGGATGCACTAGGTGATAAAATCACCGCAAAAAAAGTAGCACAATCTTGTGGAGTACCTATAATAGAGAGTAATAAAAAAGCCTTAAATTCACTAGAAACTGCCCTAAGTGAAGCTGGAAAAATAGGATACCCAGTAATGCTCAAAGCTGCCTCTGGTGGCGGTGGTCGCGGTATGCGCATCATACGTAAGGAAGAAGATTTACAGCTTAGTTTTGACTCTGCACGTAATGAGGCGCTCAACTCTTTTGGCGATGATACAATGTTTCTTGAGAAGTATGTAGAAAACCCAAAACATATAGAAGTACAAATAGTAGCAGACACACACGGTAATATAAGACACCTTTATGAACGTGATTGCTCTGTACAACGCAGGCACCAGAAGGTGGTAGAGATGGCTCCTTCATATAACCTATCACAAACGCTACGCGATAACCTTTATAAGTATGCTGTAGCTATTGCTACAGAGATAAATTATAACAACATAGGTACCGTAGAGTTTCTCGTAGATGCAGATGATAATATATATTTCATCGAGGTTAACCCTCGTATACAAGTAGAGCACACAGTAACAGAAATGGTTACAGGTATTGACCTTGTAAAGACACAAATCTTTGTGTCTGGCGGTTATAAACTATCAGATAAGCAGATAAAGATTTATGGACAAGAGTCTATAGGTACTTACGGTTTTGCCATACAGTGTAGACTTACCACAGAAGATCCTACTAATAAATTTACACCAGATTACGGAAAGATAACAACCTACCGTAGCGCCTCTGGTATGGGTATACGTCTAGATGCTGGTAGCATTTATCAAGGGTATAAAGTGAGTCCGTTTTTTGATTCGATGCTTGTAAAAGTATCTGCTCACGGTAGAACGCTGGATGGTGCAATACGTAAGATGGTGCGCGCCTTAAAAGAATTTAGGATACGTGGTGTAGAGACCAACATTCATTTTCTTCAAAATGTCATACAGACAGACGTTTTTAAAAATGGAGAGACCACGGTAAATTTCATTCAGAATACTCCTTCCCTATTTAATATTAAACTTTCTCAAGATCGTACCTCTAAGGTTGTTCAGTTTCTGGCAGATGTGAGTGTAAATGGTAATAGTGATGTAAAAACAAAAGATCCAAAAAAGGTATTTACAAACCCTAAGGTGCCACTTTACAGCCTGTCTGATCCGTTTCCAAAAGGGACAAAAGATATGCTTACAGAGCTAGGTCCAGAGGCATTTTGTAAGTGGTTACTAGAGGAGAAAAAAATACACTTTACAGATACCACAATGCGTGACGCACACCAGTCTTTACTGGCAACGCGTATGCGCTCTTATGATATGCTCAAAGTAGCATCTAGCTTTGCAAAAAACCACCCTAACACCTTTAGTATGGAAGTATGGGGAGGTGCAACCTTTGATGTATGTATGCGATTCTTACACGAGAGCCCTTGGACACGTTTACGAGAGTTACGCAAGGCAGTACCTAACATCTTGTTCCAGATGCTCCTTCGTGGATCTAATGGTGTGGGTTACAAAGCATATCCAGATAACCTTATTGAAAAGTTTGTAGAGAAGTCTTGGGAGAATGGTGTAGACCTCTTCCGTATTTTTGACTCTCTTAACTGGGTAAAAGCAATGGAACCTAGTATACAATACGTGCGTAATCTTACAGGAGGAATAGCCGAAGGTGCCATAAGTTATACGGGAGATATTCTAGATACTAAGCAAACTAAGTACAACCTCAAGTACTACACACAACTTGCAAAAGATCTAGAAAATGCTGGGGCACATATGATTGCCATTAAGGATATGGCAGGATTATTAAAACCATATGCCGCGACAGAACTTGTTACAGCGCTTAAGGACACGGTAAATGTACCTATACACCTGCACACGCACGACACGTCTTCTTTACAAACAGCTACTTACCTCAAGGCCATTGAGGCAAATGTAGATGTGGTAGATGTAGCTCTAGGAGGACTTTCTGGATTAACTTCACAACCTAACTTTAATGCTGTAGTAGAGATGCTTAAGTATCAAGATAGAGAACACTCGTTTGATATGGAAAAACTCAATCAGTTTTCTAATTATTGGGAAGATACGCGTGAGCTCTACTACCCTTTTGAGTCTGGGCTTAAAGCCGGAACGGCAGAAGTCTTTCAGCACGAGATACCAGGTGGGCAGTACTCAAACTTGCGCCCACAAGCAACTGCCTTAGGCCTTGCAGATAGATTTACAGAGGTAAAGAAGATGTATGCCGCTGTAAATAAAATGTTTGGCAACCTAGTAAAGGTTACGCCTAGCTCTAAGGTAGTAGGCGATATGGCCATTTTTATGGTGACCAATAACCTCACACCAGAAGATGTGATGGAGCGTGGTGATACCATTTCCTTCCCAGAGTCTGTTATAAACTTCTTTAAAGGAGATCTTGGTCAGCCAGTAGGTGGTTTCCCAAAAAAGCTACAAGCCATTATTTTAAAAAATAAAGAAGCTTATACAGATAGACCTAATGCACACCTGGCGCCAGTAGATTTTGATAAGGAGTACAAAACCTTTACAGAGACCTTCCAAAAAGGGTTTACCAGGCCACTGGAGATGGAAGATTTTCTCTCATATATGCTGTACCCTAAGGTTTTTGAGCAAGCACACGAAAACTATAAGAAATACGGTAACCTAGCCCTAGTACCTACTAAGAATTTCTTCTTTGGTATGAAACTAGGAGAAGAAACACTTATTGAGCTAGAACCTGGAAAAACGGTTATCATCAAGTTACTCTCTATTGGTATTCCTAATGATGAGGGGATGCGCACGGTATTCTTTAAAGTAAATGGAGAAAACCGTTTTGTAGAGGTACACGACACTTCCCTTAATATCAAAAAGGTTGAAAACGTAAAAATCGATCCAGATAATGAAAACCACATAGGTGCTCCATTACAAGGCTCTCTTTACAAGGTACTGGTCAAAAAAGGACAAGAAGTCAAAGAAAACGACCCACTTTTTATAATAGAAGCTATGAAAATGGAAACTACCGTGGTTGCCTTTAAAGATGGTACTGTACAATCTATAATCGTGACAGATGGAACAATGGTGTCTCAAGATGATCTCGTTGTAACTCTTGAATAA
- a CDS encoding NADP-dependent oxidoreductase, translating into MNTTKVILLKNRPSGKPSSSDFEFTEEQVPEINDGEILLETTYVSVDPYLRGRMQDAKSYVPPFELNKPIHSGIVAKVIATKNDNFKEGDYVSGMLDWKEVQKSTGEELHKVSKDNAPLPAYLGTLGMTGLTAYFGLKEIGKPKEGETILVSGAAGAVGSIVGQIAKIKGCRVVGVAGSDEKIEKLKKDFGYDDGFNYNTEDDLNAAIQRTCPDGVDVYWDNVGGELSDAVFFNINQKARIINCGAIAVYNDNKVPTGVSPQVFLIKNSALMQGFIVSNYMDSFPEGVQQLSKWYGEGKLHHEDTIVEGFENIPQAFIDLFDGKNTGKMLVKI; encoded by the coding sequence ATGAATACTACAAAAGTTATACTACTTAAAAATAGACCGAGCGGCAAACCGTCATCTAGTGATTTTGAATTTACAGAAGAGCAAGTGCCAGAAATAAATGATGGTGAGATACTCTTAGAAACTACATACGTCTCTGTAGATCCTTACCTAAGAGGAAGAATGCAAGATGCAAAATCTTACGTGCCGCCATTTGAGCTTAATAAGCCTATACACTCTGGTATAGTGGCAAAAGTTATAGCGACCAAAAATGACAACTTTAAAGAAGGAGATTATGTATCTGGGATGCTAGACTGGAAAGAGGTACAGAAATCTACTGGAGAAGAATTACACAAGGTATCAAAAGACAATGCTCCCCTACCCGCATATCTTGGCACGCTAGGTATGACTGGTCTTACTGCATACTTTGGCCTTAAAGAAATAGGAAAACCCAAGGAAGGAGAAACCATACTCGTATCTGGTGCAGCAGGTGCCGTAGGAAGTATCGTAGGGCAAATAGCAAAAATAAAAGGCTGCCGTGTGGTAGGTGTTGCAGGCTCTGATGAAAAGATAGAAAAGCTAAAGAAAGATTTTGGCTATGACGATGGGTTCAATTACAACACAGAAGATGATCTAAACGCTGCTATACAGAGAACCTGCCCAGATGGTGTAGATGTATACTGGGATAACGTGGGAGGAGAACTCTCAGACGCTGTATTTTTTAATATTAACCAGAAAGCACGTATTATAAACTGTGGTGCAATTGCCGTGTATAATGACAATAAAGTCCCTACGGGTGTGAGTCCGCAGGTATTTTTAATTAAGAATAGTGCCTTAATGCAAGGATTTATAGTGTCTAATTATATGGATTCTTTTCCAGAAGGGGTACAGCAACTTAGTAAGTGGTACGGAGAAGGTAAACTGCACCACGAAGATACTATTGTAGAAGGTTTTGAAAATATACCGCAAGCGTTTATAGACCTCTTTGATGGTAAAAACACCGGTAAGATGCTCGTAAAGATATAG
- a CDS encoding tRNA dihydrouridine synthase, whose protein sequence is MSYHLLSSPLQGFTDFRFRNAQQKYFGGIDTYYAPYIRLNKKQVIKGSYQRDLNPEVNTSLEVIPQVMTADPDDFIFVIKYIQSLGYKELNWNLGCPYPMVTKSGMGSGLICNTEKIDHILDRAHTETDVTISMKMRLGYESPEEIINSFPILEKYPLKSVAIHARLGKQLYKGGVDLEGFQKCIDTAKHKLYYNGDITTVAQFRKMRERFPSIEHFMIGRGLIADPFLPSMIKADTTVYPENRWAIFREFHDEIYAQYDAALSGPTPIKMKMQGFWEFFAQATHNPQKVFKAIKKASNPVKYQKAVGEIIAAQR, encoded by the coding sequence ATGAGTTACCACCTCCTTTCTTCGCCCTTGCAGGGCTTTACAGATTTTCGTTTTCGCAATGCACAACAAAAATATTTTGGAGGTATAGACACTTACTATGCTCCTTACATACGACTTAATAAAAAACAAGTCATAAAAGGCTCTTACCAGCGAGACTTAAATCCAGAAGTAAACACATCGCTAGAGGTCATCCCGCAAGTAATGACGGCAGACCCAGATGACTTTATTTTTGTGATTAAATATATACAGTCGCTAGGTTATAAAGAACTTAACTGGAATCTAGGCTGTCCCTACCCTATGGTCACAAAAAGCGGTATGGGATCTGGACTTATTTGCAATACAGAAAAGATAGACCATATACTAGATAGGGCGCATACAGAGACAGATGTTACCATCTCAATGAAAATGCGACTGGGCTATGAAAGTCCAGAAGAGATTATTAATTCTTTTCCTATTCTTGAAAAATACCCGCTTAAGAGTGTGGCTATACACGCACGTCTAGGTAAGCAACTATATAAAGGCGGGGTAGACCTTGAGGGCTTTCAAAAATGTATAGACACGGCAAAACACAAATTATACTACAACGGTGATATCACAACGGTAGCACAGTTTAGAAAAATGAGAGAGCGCTTCCCATCTATCGAGCATTTTATGATAGGTCGCGGTCTTATTGCAGATCCTTTTTTACCTAGTATGATTAAGGCAGATACTACTGTCTACCCAGAAAATAGGTGGGCAATTTTTAGAGAATTTCACGATGAGATTTATGCACAATATGATGCTGCCCTCTCCGGTCCCACACCTATCAAAATGAAAATGCAAGGCTTCTGGGAGTTTTTTGCACAGGCTACACATAACCCACAAAAGGTTTTTAAGGCTATAAAAAAAGCAAGTAACCCGGTAAAGTATCAAAAAGCCGTAGGAGAAATAATAGCAGCACAACGGTAG